One window of Dendropsophus ebraccatus isolate aDenEbr1 chromosome 13, aDenEbr1.pat, whole genome shotgun sequence genomic DNA carries:
- the RPS29 gene encoding small ribosomal subunit protein uS14 — translation MGHQQLYWSHPRKFGQGSRSCRVCSNRHGLIRKYGLNMCRQCFRQYAKDIGFIKLD, via the exons ATGGGTCACCAGCAGTTGTACTGGAGCCACCCTAGGAAATTCGGGCAGGGATCCCGCTCCTG CCGTGTGTGCTCTAACAGACATGGACTGATCCGCAAATACGGGCTGAACATGTGCCGTCAGTGCTTCAGGCAGTATGCCAAAGACATTGGCTTCATCAAG TTGGATTAA